In Priestia megaterium NBRC 15308 = ATCC 14581, the following proteins share a genomic window:
- the flgK gene encoding flagellar hook-associated protein FlgK has protein sequence MSSTFHGLQVAKRGMDAQQAALYTIGHNVSNANTPGYTRQRVSLETFPAYPAPGMNQTGTAGQIGMGVEASTVERIRDTFLDTQYRDETIKVGYWDARAGALEKMEEIMNEPTEDGLSAVFNQFFESVQDVASHPSEAGARSVMIERAEAVGDTFSYLSTSLKTVQSDLQNERDVAVTQVNSLLEQISNVNQQIQNVEPNGYLPNDLYDERDRLLDEISKFMPVSLEYTKSSGNASATSEGVVTVQLQTSQGPITLLDGKTHQVNAISLKTNQDSYVTEIHIGDEIRNPESFPQGKLKGLIEASGYIDNSGNKTGVYASMIDDLDEMAYEFVNWFNDKHQQGVTLDGDTGMSFFNEISQKEGAATGIVIADKIKQNTNNIAAASSGSSGDDGTGRKGDGKTAQLLSQFRQKVLINSGNQAVSLDGFYQSVIGQMSVDAQQANRLKSNSETLQGAVEQRRQSISAVSLDEEMTNMIQFQHAYNASARMVTMIDEMLDKIVNGLGTGGR, from the coding sequence ATGAGTTCAACATTTCATGGTTTGCAGGTGGCTAAACGAGGAATGGATGCCCAACAAGCGGCTCTTTACACGATTGGCCATAACGTATCTAATGCAAATACGCCGGGCTATACGCGTCAGCGAGTAAGTTTAGAAACGTTCCCAGCTTATCCAGCCCCAGGGATGAATCAGACTGGAACTGCGGGCCAAATAGGAATGGGAGTAGAAGCCAGCACGGTAGAGCGAATACGTGATACATTTTTAGATACCCAGTATCGAGATGAAACCATTAAAGTGGGGTATTGGGATGCGCGCGCTGGTGCTCTTGAAAAAATGGAGGAAATTATGAATGAACCTACTGAAGATGGACTTTCAGCTGTTTTTAATCAATTCTTTGAGTCCGTTCAAGATGTAGCTTCACACCCTTCAGAAGCAGGAGCCAGGTCTGTTATGATTGAACGAGCCGAAGCAGTAGGCGATACTTTCTCTTATTTATCTACTTCTTTAAAAACGGTTCAAAGTGATTTACAAAACGAGCGTGACGTAGCGGTAACACAAGTGAATTCTTTGTTAGAGCAAATAAGTAATGTGAACCAACAAATACAAAACGTAGAACCGAATGGCTATTTGCCTAATGATTTGTATGATGAAAGAGATCGGCTGCTAGATGAGATTTCTAAATTTATGCCGGTTTCTTTAGAGTATACAAAAAGCAGCGGGAACGCTTCTGCAACGTCAGAAGGAGTGGTAACGGTTCAGCTTCAAACGTCTCAGGGGCCTATTACTCTTTTAGATGGGAAAACTCATCAAGTAAATGCCATCAGTTTGAAAACAAATCAAGATTCCTATGTGACGGAAATTCATATAGGGGATGAGATACGGAACCCTGAGTCATTTCCTCAAGGAAAACTTAAAGGGTTAATTGAGGCTTCTGGATATATAGATAATAGTGGTAATAAAACAGGTGTTTACGCTTCAATGATTGATGATTTAGATGAAATGGCATATGAATTTGTAAATTGGTTTAATGATAAGCACCAACAAGGTGTCACACTAGATGGTGATACTGGTATGTCCTTTTTTAATGAGATTTCTCAGAAAGAAGGGGCTGCAACTGGAATTGTTATTGCTGATAAAATTAAACAAAACACAAACAATATTGCTGCTGCTTCTTCGGGCTCCTCTGGGGATGATGGAACTGGTCGCAAAGGAGATGGAAAAACTGCTCAGCTATTGTCTCAATTTCGTCAAAAGGTGCTTATTAATTCCGGGAATCAAGCTGTTTCCCTAGATGGCTTTTATCAATCTGTTATTGGCCAAATGTCAGTAGATGCCCAACAAGCCAACCGCTTAAAAAGTAATTCAGAAACCCTTCAGGGAGCTGTAGAGCAAAGGCGCCAGTCTATCAGTGCAGTTTCATTAGATGAAGAGATGACCAATATGATTCAGTTTCAGCATGCATATAACGCTAGTGCCCGTATGGTGACTATGATTGATGAAATGCTTGATAAAATTGTAAACGGTCTTGGAACTGGAGGAAGGTAA
- a CDS encoding flagellar protein FlgN gives MQEIQTILEKQVTLHKSLSVIVKEKTNFIIKQDVKALTASLQKEQSHIAAISALETKRIEAMEKSGHAARSIEEIAGSFSEYSILIPFQKQLIDIIQDIKYANDLNNQLLTQSLQLIHTELDLLVPSKREDSFNYTKTNNRSFQSNSIFNSKA, from the coding sequence GTGCAAGAAATTCAAACGATACTAGAAAAACAAGTAACGCTTCACAAAAGTTTGTCTGTCATTGTTAAAGAGAAAACGAACTTTATTATTAAACAAGATGTAAAGGCATTGACGGCTTCTTTGCAAAAAGAGCAATCTCATATAGCTGCTATTTCTGCACTGGAAACAAAACGTATAGAAGCGATGGAAAAAAGCGGACATGCTGCTCGCTCCATTGAAGAAATAGCAGGCTCATTCTCTGAGTACTCCATCTTGATACCCTTTCAAAAACAGCTAATAGATATAATTCAAGATATAAAGTATGCAAATGACTTAAACAATCAGCTGCTCACACAGTCTTTGCAGCTGATTCATACCGAACTAGACCTTCTTGTTCCATCGAAACGAGAGGATTCGTTCAATTACACAAAAACAAATAATAGATCGTTTCAATCAAACTCTATTTTTAATTCGAAGGCATAA
- the flgM gene encoding flagellar biosynthesis anti-sigma factor FlgM — protein MKINPSNLFGINPYKKQSEKTEQVSKKNPQDQIHISSEAKKLQGNEPSPERLEKLEKLKQQINSGTYEINGKEIAKSIVDFYKK, from the coding sequence ATGAAGATTAACCCATCGAACTTATTTGGAATAAATCCGTACAAAAAACAATCAGAAAAAACAGAACAGGTCTCTAAAAAGAATCCACAAGATCAGATTCATATTTCATCTGAGGCGAAGAAACTTCAGGGAAATGAACCATCTCCAGAAAGACTTGAAAAATTGGAGAAACTAAAACAGCAAATTAACAGCGGAACATACGAAATTAACGGAAAAGAAATTGCTAAAAGTATTGTAGATTTCTATAAAAAATAA
- a CDS encoding TIGR03826 family flagellar region protein: protein MGTLDNCRECGHLFVKSGSINICKSCFDKEEALFQRVSSFLKKRANRTATTYEVMKETGVSDSLIHQFIRQGRLVLTNFPNISYPCMQCNAQIREGKLCHSCSQEIKHGLEKHNHEIIRSNEEPTRPTYRSNERKKE from the coding sequence ATGGGAACGTTAGATAATTGCAGGGAATGCGGTCATTTATTTGTAAAAAGTGGATCAATAAACATATGTAAATCATGTTTTGACAAAGAAGAAGCTCTGTTTCAACGTGTTTCTTCATTCTTGAAGAAGAGAGCAAATCGTACAGCAACGACTTACGAAGTAATGAAAGAAACGGGCGTTTCAGATTCGTTAATTCATCAATTTATTCGACAAGGTCGATTAGTGCTAACGAACTTTCCAAACATAAGCTATCCATGCATGCAATGCAACGCTCAGATTCGAGAAGGTAAACTCTGTCATTCATGCTCTCAAGAAATTAAACATGGGTTAGAAAAGCATAATCATGAGATAATTCGTTCAAATGAAGAGCCGACGCGTCCCACCTATCGTTCTAACGAAAGGAAAAAAGAGTAA
- a CDS encoding ComF family protein yields the protein MLKPSSTDRICTVCLQKCPIIISSICRGCGRSLADLASSHYELDTCMDCQKWNDASFFNRSLYAYNDFMQSIIERFKFQGDYEIIQAFKEQWYKFYKKECNPKAILVPIPLTDERLYERGFNQSLALAELISGNIEMPLVRCSGTKQSKKNRRSRLAERLEFKVVDSSMVTNQEFLLIDDIYTTGATVRQAANCLQEAGARSVRSLTLIRA from the coding sequence TTGTTAAAACCTTCTTCAACGGACAGAATTTGCACTGTTTGCTTGCAAAAATGTCCCATCATCATCAGCAGCATTTGCAGGGGATGCGGCCGTTCTCTTGCAGACCTGGCTTCTTCTCATTATGAGCTAGACACATGTATGGACTGTCAGAAATGGAATGATGCTTCTTTTTTTAACCGTTCTCTTTATGCGTACAATGATTTTATGCAAAGCATAATAGAACGTTTTAAATTTCAAGGAGATTATGAAATTATCCAAGCATTCAAGGAGCAGTGGTATAAGTTTTATAAAAAAGAATGTAATCCAAAAGCTATACTAGTTCCTATACCTTTAACGGACGAGAGATTATATGAGAGAGGGTTTAACCAATCTTTAGCGCTAGCTGAACTGATCAGTGGCAACATAGAAATGCCTCTTGTTCGCTGTTCAGGAACAAAGCAATCAAAGAAAAATAGGCGAAGTCGGCTGGCAGAAAGACTGGAATTTAAAGTAGTCGATTCCTCAATGGTTACGAATCAAGAATTTCTCTTGATTGATGATATTTATACAACAGGAGCAACTGTGCGCCAAGCGGCAAATTGTTTGCAGGAAGCTGGAGCACGTTCAGTTCGTTCGCTCACTTTAATTCGCGCATGA
- a CDS encoding DEAD/DEAH box helicase: MERNEDMLFTVKQELLNPVQVPSPAAFPLSKLDTWRTPPLNPSYPYSLDLQRSLSGKQLLLTQTPYPLSLIHEHYLNGYISYQKALTQKENGYKCNRCGSDSPFYFASFPCSRCHQECCYCRACIAMGKVSECTPFINWEGPTSNVLPKSSVMNWKGMLSKAQERASNELIQAIKKDEELLIWAVCGAGKTEILFKGIEAALNSGKKVCIATPRTDVVIELKPRIQSAFPDMSVLAMYGGSTDRFHESSLIISTTHQLLHYYQAFDVLIIDEVDAFPYSTEPMLHYAVAKAAKHAASKIYLTATPNESLKKDVEQGKKQVVKIPARYHRMLIPVPRFEWCGNWKKKMKTNTLPANVEKWLKKRINEGKQCFIFVPQIKWIAPITDMIRKLTEKVDGVHAEDSQRKEKVMKFREGQLVILVTTTILERGVTVPNIDVAVLGAEETIFTESALVQISGRVGRSAQFPTGDVVFFHYGQSLSIRKAKEHIEYMNALAYKEGLVDR, encoded by the coding sequence ATGGAAAGGAATGAAGATATGCTTTTTACTGTTAAACAAGAATTGCTAAATCCCGTTCAAGTACCTAGCCCAGCTGCTTTTCCTCTCTCAAAACTCGATACGTGGAGAACTCCACCTTTAAATCCTTCATACCCCTACTCTTTAGATCTTCAGCGCTCTCTAAGCGGAAAGCAGCTTCTGCTAACTCAGACTCCCTATCCTTTATCTCTCATTCATGAACATTATCTAAACGGATATATTTCCTATCAAAAAGCACTTACCCAGAAAGAAAACGGATATAAATGCAACCGGTGTGGAAGTGATAGCCCCTTTTATTTTGCTTCATTTCCATGCAGTAGATGTCACCAGGAGTGCTGCTATTGCCGAGCATGTATTGCAATGGGGAAAGTAAGTGAGTGCACACCTTTTATAAACTGGGAAGGACCAACAAGTAATGTCCTGCCAAAAAGCAGCGTGATGAATTGGAAAGGAATGCTGTCTAAAGCTCAAGAACGTGCTTCAAATGAACTCATTCAAGCTATAAAAAAGGATGAAGAGCTGTTAATTTGGGCTGTTTGCGGAGCAGGAAAAACGGAAATTTTATTTAAAGGTATTGAAGCAGCGTTGAACAGCGGAAAGAAAGTCTGTATTGCTACTCCAAGAACAGATGTAGTTATTGAGTTAAAGCCAAGAATTCAATCAGCATTCCCGGATATGTCTGTGCTGGCTATGTATGGAGGCAGCACAGACCGTTTTCATGAATCCTCTCTTATTATTTCCACCACTCATCAACTTCTGCATTATTATCAAGCATTCGATGTGCTGATTATTGACGAAGTAGATGCATTCCCGTATTCGACAGAGCCTATGCTGCACTATGCTGTTGCAAAAGCAGCTAAACACGCTGCATCAAAGATTTATTTAACAGCGACTCCAAATGAATCATTAAAAAAAGACGTTGAGCAAGGTAAAAAACAAGTAGTTAAAATTCCAGCCCGCTATCACCGAATGCTTATTCCTGTTCCCCGGTTTGAATGGTGTGGCAATTGGAAGAAAAAAATGAAAACAAATACTTTGCCTGCTAATGTTGAGAAATGGCTGAAAAAAAGAATAAATGAAGGGAAACAATGCTTTATCTTCGTCCCGCAAATTAAGTGGATTGCTCCGATCACAGACATGATTCGGAAGTTGACGGAAAAGGTAGACGGTGTCCATGCTGAAGATTCCCAGCGAAAAGAAAAAGTAATGAAATTTAGAGAAGGGCAGCTCGTTATTTTAGTAACGACAACAATATTAGAGCGAGGCGTAACGGTTCCCAACATAGATGTTGCAGTATTGGGAGCAGAAGAAACGATTTTTACTGAAAGTGCTCTTGTTCAGATTTCAGGAAGAGTGGGGAGGAGTGCTCAATTTCCAACGGGAGACGTGGTGTTTTTTCATTATGGGCAGTCTCTGTCTATACGAAAAGCAAAAGAGCATATTGAATATATGAATGCTCTAGCTTATAAGGAAGGGCTGGTTGATCGATGA
- a CDS encoding DegV family protein, producing the protein MKTAIITDSTAYISEEIQSNYHIHMVPLSVIFGEETYREEVDMTADQYFEKIKEAKNLPTTSQPAIGEFVELFEQLKRDQFDAAIVITLSSGISGTYQGALTAGSMVEDFDVHVFDSEISCMVQGFYAIEGAEMVQLNKHPDEIIARFEEMKLSMRAYFMVDDLSHLQRGGRLNAAQAIIGSLLQVKPVLHFESKKIVPFEKIRTRKRALKRITELLDEDAKENVPMKAVVIHSNRENEAKEIQRDLEQEYPHIEWSLSYFGAVIGTHLGEGAIGIGWYKK; encoded by the coding sequence ATGAAAACAGCAATTATTACAGATAGTACCGCCTATATATCAGAGGAAATTCAATCAAACTATCATATACATATGGTGCCGCTAAGCGTTATTTTCGGTGAAGAAACATATCGTGAAGAAGTAGATATGACTGCAGATCAATATTTTGAAAAAATTAAAGAAGCAAAAAATCTTCCAACCACTTCTCAGCCTGCTATCGGAGAATTTGTAGAGTTGTTTGAACAGTTAAAACGAGATCAATTCGATGCTGCTATCGTTATTACGTTATCTAGTGGAATTAGCGGAACGTATCAGGGAGCTTTGACGGCAGGTAGCATGGTAGAAGACTTTGACGTGCACGTATTTGATTCAGAAATCAGCTGTATGGTTCAAGGCTTTTATGCGATTGAAGGAGCCGAGATGGTCCAATTAAATAAACATCCTGACGAAATCATTGCGCGTTTTGAAGAGATGAAACTATCAATGCGTGCGTATTTTATGGTAGATGATTTATCTCACTTGCAGCGTGGAGGTCGCCTAAATGCTGCTCAGGCTATTATCGGCAGTCTGCTTCAAGTAAAGCCAGTGCTGCATTTTGAATCTAAAAAAATTGTTCCATTTGAAAAAATTCGTACGCGTAAGCGAGCGTTAAAACGAATCACGGAGCTTCTTGATGAGGATGCAAAAGAAAATGTACCTATGAAAGCTGTAGTTATTCATTCTAATCGTGAAAATGAAGCAAAAGAAATTCAACGAGACTTAGAACAAGAATATCCTCATATTGAATGGAGTCTTTCTTATTTTGGCGCTGTGATTGGCACGCATTTAGGTGAAGGTGCCATCGGTATAGGCTGGTATAAAAAGTAA
- a CDS encoding YaaR family protein: MEVQRINSLSSSMNLIREKEVSGSVSFTGVMAKKQNELTYEHLTQVINKIEEQGKQLVKSQTIDSLRKYKTLVKQFMNEAVKNGFELHEERGFNHRGTTKVYKLVKEVDTKLVDLTNDILQKEKDSLNLLKRVGEIQGLLINMYT; encoded by the coding sequence GTGGAGGTACAGCGAATTAACAGTCTTTCTTCTTCCATGAATCTCATTAGAGAAAAAGAAGTAAGTGGTTCGGTTTCATTTACAGGAGTAATGGCCAAGAAACAAAACGAACTAACCTATGAACATTTAACTCAAGTGATAAATAAAATTGAAGAACAGGGAAAGCAGTTAGTGAAAAGTCAAACTATTGATTCTTTGCGGAAATACAAGACGCTTGTGAAGCAGTTTATGAACGAAGCCGTTAAAAATGGTTTTGAACTTCATGAAGAAAGAGGATTTAATCATAGAGGAACGACTAAAGTATATAAGTTAGTGAAAGAAGTGGATACGAAACTAGTAGACTTGACAAATGATATCCTTCAAAAAGAAAAAGACAGTTTAAATTTACTCAAGCGGGTTGGAGAAATTCAAGGTTTGTTAATCAATATGTATACGTGA
- the fliS gene encoding flagellar export chaperone FliS: protein MKLNFITEELIYHKSPQELTAMMYEKFIQNIDEAVIAIQHSDYFTANEKIKQCNDILYQLGIGLTYQAGIIAEQLDTLYNYMSERLIKANFKKDTFILCEVQQMMKQLSNAWNEVLKATPKVTSSLRKNKLSSYEQHISITVS from the coding sequence ATGAAGCTGAATTTTATAACGGAAGAATTAATCTATCATAAATCTCCGCAAGAGCTAACAGCTATGATGTATGAAAAATTTATTCAAAATATTGATGAAGCTGTTATAGCAATTCAACACAGCGATTATTTTACAGCGAATGAAAAAATTAAACAGTGCAACGATATTTTATATCAGCTAGGAATTGGCTTAACATATCAAGCAGGTATCATTGCAGAGCAGTTAGATACCCTGTACAACTATATGTCTGAGCGATTAATTAAGGCTAATTTTAAAAAAGATACGTTTATTTTATGTGAAGTTCAACAAATGATGAAGCAGCTTTCTAACGCTTGGAATGAAGTGTTAAAAGCGACGCCTAAAGTTACCTCTTCGCTCCGAAAAAACAAGCTGTCTTCTTATGAACAGCACATAAGCATCACTGTTAGCTAA
- a CDS encoding response regulator — MQTRIIIIDDHQLFREGVKRILDFEKDFEVVAEGDDGSEVIDLVEEHQPDVVIMDINMPAVNGVEATKKLVEVNPDAKVIILSIHDDETYVTHALQTGARGYLLKEMDADALIEAVKVVAEGGSYLHPKVTHSLVKEYRRLAAQGQSSSYPHEPIEIRRPLHLLTRRECEVLQLLADGKSNRGIGEALYISEKTVKNHVSNILQKMNVNDRTQAVVVAIKNGWVEVR; from the coding sequence ATGCAGACAAGAATTATCATAATCGACGATCACCAATTATTCCGTGAAGGAGTAAAAAGAATTTTAGATTTCGAAAAAGATTTTGAAGTAGTTGCAGAAGGTGACGACGGTAGCGAAGTTATTGACCTTGTAGAAGAACATCAACCTGATGTTGTAATCATGGATATTAACATGCCGGCTGTAAATGGTGTAGAAGCTACGAAAAAGCTTGTAGAAGTAAATCCGGACGCTAAAGTTATTATCTTATCTATCCATGATGATGAGACATATGTAACTCACGCCTTACAAACAGGTGCACGAGGCTATCTGCTAAAAGAAATGGATGCGGATGCGTTAATTGAGGCGGTGAAAGTAGTTGCAGAAGGTGGTTCATATTTACACCCGAAAGTAACGCATAGTTTAGTAAAAGAGTACCGTCGACTAGCAGCTCAAGGACAATCGTCTTCTTATCCGCACGAACCAATTGAGATTCGTCGTCCACTACATTTGTTAACACGTCGTGAGTGCGAAGTGCTCCAACTGTTAGCTGATGGTAAAAGTAACCGAGGAATCGGAGAAGCATTATATATTAGTGAGAAAACCGTTAAAAACCATGTGAGTAATATTTTGCAAAAAATGAATGTAAATGATCGTACTCAAGCTGTCGTTGTGGCAATCAAAAACGGTTGGGTAGAAGTAAGATAA
- a CDS encoding sensor histidine kinase — protein MSKHKLTSKALDEIFEKIIGTVGDSKNEVYRLSEDARQEYQQIKEELEVLKGKVLETIEQGDKLETQARLARKRLSDVSRHFQIYSEPEVKDAYEKAHELQTKLLMNQQSEYQLRNRRDELERRLLTLEETIKRADHLVGQISVVLNYLTSDLKQVGEIVEDAIQKEYFGFRIIEAQEEERKRLSREIHDGPAQMLANVMMRSELIDRIYRERSAKEAMEEIRDLRKMVRSALYEVRRIIYDLRPMALDDLGLIPTLRKYLDTIEDYNEGKPRITFISIGQEKRTASKLEVALFRLVQEAVTNALKHADATEIQVKIEFNNEYAILLVKDDGCGFNQEEKKENSFGLIGMKERVDLLDGTISVHSKINQGTLVMIKVPIIAA, from the coding sequence ATGTCAAAACATAAATTAACAAGTAAGGCACTTGATGAAATTTTTGAGAAGATTATTGGCACAGTGGGAGATAGTAAAAATGAAGTCTATCGTCTTTCTGAAGATGCCAGACAAGAATATCAGCAAATAAAAGAAGAGTTAGAAGTGTTAAAAGGGAAAGTTCTTGAGACGATAGAGCAAGGCGATAAATTGGAAACCCAGGCAAGGTTGGCTCGAAAGCGTTTGTCTGATGTGAGCCGACATTTTCAAATTTATTCAGAGCCTGAAGTAAAAGACGCTTATGAAAAAGCACATGAATTACAAACCAAGCTGCTGATGAATCAGCAAAGCGAATATCAGCTGCGTAATCGTCGAGATGAACTAGAAAGACGCTTGCTTACATTAGAAGAAACGATTAAACGTGCAGATCACCTAGTAGGTCAAATTTCCGTTGTGTTAAATTATTTAACAAGTGATTTAAAACAAGTAGGGGAAATAGTAGAAGATGCCATTCAAAAAGAGTATTTTGGCTTTCGGATTATTGAAGCTCAGGAAGAGGAACGGAAACGTTTGTCAAGAGAGATTCATGACGGCCCAGCTCAAATGCTTGCAAATGTTATGATGAGATCGGAATTAATTGACCGAATTTACCGGGAACGTAGTGCAAAAGAAGCAATGGAGGAAATTCGGGATTTACGAAAAATGGTTCGTTCTGCCCTATACGAAGTGCGTCGAATTATATATGATTTAAGACCGATGGCACTTGACGACTTAGGTCTAATTCCGACGCTGCGTAAATATCTTGATACAATCGAAGATTATAACGAAGGCAAGCCTCGGATTACGTTTATTTCCATTGGACAAGAGAAGCGAACTGCTTCAAAATTAGAAGTAGCACTGTTTCGCTTAGTGCAAGAAGCTGTAACGAACGCATTAAAACATGCAGACGCGACGGAAATCCAAGTGAAGATAGAGTTCAACAATGAATACGCTATTTTGCTTGTCAAAGATGACGGCTGCGGTTTTAATCAAGAAGAGAAAAAAGAGAATTCGTTCGGCTTAATAGGAATGAAAGAGCGTGTTGATTTGTTAGATGGGACTATTTCTGTTCATTCGAAAATTAACCAAGGCACGCTTGTTATGATTAAAGTACCGATTATAGCCGCTTAA
- a CDS encoding YigZ family protein, with the protein MLSQYYTVKQEGSHEITIQKSRFICHMKRVTTEEEAQQFIQDIKKQHWNATHNCSAYLIGERDQFQKANDDGEPSGTAGVPMLEVLKKRGLKDTVVVVTRYFGGIKLGAGGLVRAYGKSVSEALNELGTVKRTLMAVMHTTVDYTWLGKLENELRSSVYLLKEIHYADMVEIETFVEEAQTEAFTEWMTELTNGQADIRAGETTYLEEDVE; encoded by the coding sequence TTGTTATCACAATATTATACCGTAAAACAAGAAGGTTCACATGAAATCACTATTCAAAAATCTAGATTCATTTGTCATATGAAACGTGTAACAACGGAGGAAGAAGCTCAGCAATTTATTCAAGACATTAAAAAACAGCACTGGAATGCTACTCATAACTGTTCAGCTTACCTAATTGGAGAACGAGATCAATTTCAAAAAGCAAACGATGATGGAGAACCAAGTGGAACAGCAGGCGTACCAATGTTAGAAGTGCTTAAAAAAAGAGGCTTAAAAGATACGGTGGTCGTCGTTACGCGCTATTTCGGAGGCATTAAATTGGGCGCAGGTGGCTTGGTGCGCGCATATGGGAAATCTGTTTCCGAAGCGTTAAATGAACTAGGTACAGTCAAACGAACTCTCATGGCGGTTATGCATACAACCGTCGACTATACATGGCTTGGAAAATTAGAAAATGAACTTCGCAGTTCCGTTTATCTATTAAAAGAAATTCACTACGCAGATATGGTAGAGATTGAAACATTTGTAGAGGAAGCTCAAACAGAAGCATTTACTGAATGGATGACCGAGCTAACAAACGGCCAAGCAGATATTCGAGCAGGTGAGACGACCTATTTAGAAGAAGATGTAGAATGA
- a CDS encoding LCP family protein — MAQYRRFQKRVNKRKRKRRLFTFFLLPILILGLSATAYGSYLFVKAKTVASDSYEGLGDRDNSPMRDRKIDPKKDDISILFMGVDDSETRKFGKSARTDALILATFNETNKTVKLVSIPRDSRVYIPEVNRKDKITHAHAYGGPKATVETVEHLFNVPVDYYVKVNFKAFTDIVDSLGGIDFDVPYAMSEKDSKDRHNAIVLKPGNQHLNGEEALAVARTRKQDNDIERGKRQQQLIEAMIKKAASIGSLNKYGNLIEAVGDNMKTNLMFGEMLSFYDYASKKVDIETINLDGSDEKINGVYYFKLDNDSVEKVSEKLRKHLGIESTSDTTE; from the coding sequence ATGGCTCAATATAGACGTTTTCAAAAAAGAGTAAACAAACGGAAAAGAAAACGAAGGCTTTTTACATTTTTTCTGTTACCTATCCTTATTTTAGGGCTTTCTGCGACTGCTTATGGCTCTTATTTGTTTGTTAAAGCTAAAACAGTAGCTTCTGATTCTTATGAAGGACTCGGAGATCGCGATAACTCTCCTATGCGTGATCGTAAAATCGATCCCAAAAAAGATGATATATCCATTTTATTTATGGGCGTAGATGATAGTGAAACCAGGAAATTCGGGAAATCAGCCCGTACGGATGCTTTAATTTTGGCGACCTTTAACGAAACCAATAAAACCGTAAAGCTTGTAAGCATACCTCGAGATTCGCGGGTTTATATACCTGAAGTGAACAGAAAAGATAAAATTACTCATGCGCATGCTTACGGAGGTCCAAAAGCAACTGTAGAAACGGTAGAACATCTGTTTAATGTCCCCGTTGATTACTATGTTAAAGTGAATTTTAAAGCTTTCACAGACATTGTAGACTCACTTGGGGGAATCGATTTTGATGTACCTTATGCGATGAGTGAAAAGGACTCAAAAGATCGTCATAATGCTATTGTCTTAAAACCAGGAAATCAACATTTAAATGGCGAAGAAGCGTTAGCTGTTGCTCGAACACGAAAACAAGACAACGATATTGAGCGAGGAAAAAGACAACAGCAGTTGATTGAAGCCATGATTAAAAAAGCTGCTTCCATTGGATCACTAAATAAATATGGAAATCTTATCGAAGCTGTTGGCGATAATATGAAAACGAATTTAATGTTCGGTGAAATGCTTTCGTTTTATGATTATGCTTCGAAAAAAGTAGACATCGAAACCATTAACTTAGACGGCAGCGATGAAAAAATTAACGGCGTGTACTACTTTAAACTAGACAATGATTCAGTAGAAAAAGTAAGTGAAAAGCTCCGCAAGCATTTAGGCATTGAATCAACTTCAGATACAACAGAATAA